A single Lolium perenne isolate Kyuss_39 chromosome 6, Kyuss_2.0, whole genome shotgun sequence DNA region contains:
- the LOC127308740 gene encoding uncharacterized protein, with the protein MSIQSPCYTSPAAAPPLECDDLLSEILLRLPPQPSSLPLASLASSAKVPTTSPSNPPWSPPTASRLAAPPCALPDARFYFLGCRHGLVLIFQKTLHQVLVWDPVAGDQRSFPAHPGIDFDTNNTPAGAVLRDAQHFRVVLASLDNNQQHHTRASAFIYSSETSLWSDRVSALLPSDDSMHFMSSPAVLAGDSLYWILIGKISRVLLEFDLDKQSLSVMHLPLDRFGFCQPWDITVMRAAGGGLGLLFMSGLTAQLWKSNTDSDGVASWVLGRTIELDKLLPLNLKREKRFLMITGFSESNNVVFLGSVVSLFTVQLDSLQFKKISEIRAGYWYHPFESIYAAGI; encoded by the exons ATGAGCATCCAGTCCCCCTGCTAcacctcgccggcggcggcgccgccgctggaatgcgacGACCTGCTCTCCgagatcctcctccgcctcccccCACAGCCTTCCTCCCTCCCCCTCGCCTCTCTG GCATCTTCCGCCAAGGTACCGACTACATCGCCTTCCAATCCACCATGGAGCCCCCCAACTGCATCCCGCCTGGCCGCTCCTCCATGCGCGCTGCCGGACGCCCGCTTCTACTTCCTCGGATGCCGCCATGGCCTCGTGCTAATATTCCAGAAGACGCTGCATCAGGTCCTGGTTTGGGACCCGGTCGCCGGCGACCAGCGCAGCTTTCCCGCGCACCCGGGGATTGACTTTGACACAAACAATACCCCGGCCGGGGCGGTGCTGCGAGACGCCCAACACTTCCGGGTAGTATTGGCGAGCTTAGACAACAATCAGCAACACCATACACGAGCGTCCGCCTTCATTTACTCCTCGGAGACCAGCTTATGGAGTGATCGTGTCTCAGCACTGCTTCCATCCGACGATTCCATGCATTTTATGAGCTCGCCCGCTGTGCTTGCTGGGGATTCCCTTTACTGGATTCTTATTGGGAAAATTTCGCGTGTACTTCTCGAGTTTGATTTGGATAAGCAGAGCCTATCTGTGATGCATCTGCCACTGGATAGGTTTGGCTTTTGCCAACCATGGGACATCACGGTTATGCGGGCAGCGGGCGGCGGGCTCGGCTTACTCTTCATGTCAGGCTTGACTGCCCAGTTATGGAAGAGCAATACTGATTCTGATGGTGTTGCTTCATGGGTGTTGGGGAGAACTATTGAGCTGGACAAGCTACTTCCCCTCAACTTAAAGAGAGAGAAACGGTTCCTAATGATTACAGGTTTTTCTGAGTCCAATAATGTGGTGTTCCTGGGGTCAGTTGTCAGCCTTTTCACGGTCCAGCTTGACTCGTTGCAGTTCAAGAAAATTTCCGAAATCAGAGCGGGGTATTGGTATCATCCATTTGAAAGTATCTATGCTGCAG GTATCTAG
- the LOC127308742 gene encoding B3 domain-containing protein Os01g0234100-like, translating into MGRKTALVHQGISLLDNSSRHVQDDDDFNPMDEDLANVAGEQFVALDDCDNPHRDVSYGPTRTVKPDSVQNGQGKLPGFRIRPGAKKNSSGLTKTYKRKRGGPGSKFAKSKTEQKPALFDSSCRSDNYSDGDNDNDFEPPTPMRKIRRPARSKSVKRKMEYELLLVDSSSSSEGKEDNDDNFQPEVAGDGSFPKKYARRNCSINGAALERALELEKKLPAEGPTFVKGMMHSQVVKGFWLGIPATFCRDHLPKHDDIIKLEDDKGKTYETNYIAYKTGLSGGWQGFVKKQHLKVGDAVVFQLVGETTFKVYILRENEFTATDGALGLLSLDKSMENSTSKKEKESSNEHAKSKEAVDGGIRFPCSDIDDFAAVKSIVDFKIVIGNGLLVLPDHMRTTYYHLCQARKAFLHRNLLKTISPEITTRMIVETANIAEGIRASSPASLGDLAGWKKTLESFEAMGMDVTLMRKRVDDLLGLLGTPSQISVVPKGYEVVRLERARAAKELRGIESRVSTLKHSLKVIDVKMEEIVEESTRKKEQAMRKLATTLW; encoded by the exons ATGGGGCGGAAGACGGCATTGGTGCATCAAGGAATCTCCTTGCTTGACAACAGCAGTCGACACGTACAAGACGATGATGATTTCAACCCCATG GATGAGGACCTCGCCAACGTTGCTGGTGAACAGTTTGTAGCACTGGATGACTGCGATAATCCACATCGTGATGTCAGCTATGGTCCTACAAGA ACCGTGAAGCCAGACAGTGTGCAGAATGGACAAGGAAAGCTTCCAGGCTTTCGTATTAGACCTGGAGCAAAGAAAAATAGCTCAGGCCTCACTAAAACTTATAAA AGGAAAAGAGGGGGGCCCGGTTCCAAGTTTGCAAAGAGCAAGACAGAGCAGAAGCCGGCGTTATTTGACAGCAGCTGCCGTAGCGATAACTATAGTGACGGTGACAATGATAATGATTTTGAGCCACCGACACCAATG AGGAAGATAAGGAGGCCAGCACGTTCGAAATCTGTAAAGAGAAAGATGGAATACGAACTGCTCTTGGTTGACAGCAGCAGTAGTAGTGAGGGCAAGGAAGATAATGATGATAATTTTCAGCCAGAG GTAGCTGGTGATGGCAGTTTCCCTAAGAAATATGCACG AAGAAATTGTAGTATTAATGGTGCTGCTTTGGAAAGAGCTCTTGAGCTAGAGAAGAAATTGCCAGCAGAAGGTCCAACCTTTGTCAAGggtatgatgcactcacaagttgTTAAGGGGTTTTGGCTG GGCATCCCAGCTACTTTTTGCAGAGACCATCTGCCAAAGCATGATGATATAATTAAATTAGAAGATGATAAAGGGAAGACTTATGAAACAAATTACATAGCTTACAAGACGGGACTGAGTGGTGGATGGCAGGGATTTGTGAAAAAGCAACATCTTAAGGTCGGTGACGCCGTGGTCTTCCAACTAGTGGGAGAGACAACATTTAAG GTGTACATACTGAGGGAGAATGAGTTCACCGCTACTGATGGAGCCCTCGGTCTCCTGAGTCTGGACAAATCTATGGAGAATAGCACATCAA agaaagaaaaagaaagttccaACGAACATGCCAAGTCTAAGGAGGCAGTAGATGGTGGCATCCGATTTCCATGTTCAGACATTGATGATTTCGCCGCCGTGAAAAGCATTGTGGATTTCAAGATCGTCATTGGAAATGGTTTGCTAGTACTCCCAGATCACATGCGCACGACGTACTACCATCTCTGCCAGGCCCGGAAGGCTTTCCTCCACAGGAATCTGCTGAAGACAATAAGCCCCGAGATCACCACACGTATGATTGTGGAGACGGCCAACATTGCCGAGGGCATCAGAGCCTCCTCCCCTGCTTCCCTCGGGGACCTTGCAGGGTGGAAGAAGACCCTAGAGTCATTTGAGGCCATGGGCATGGACGTCACCTTGATGCGCAAGCGCGTCGACgacctccttggcctcctcggcACTCCCTCACAGATATCAGTGGTGCCCAAGGGGTACGAGGTGGTGAGGCTAGAGCGGGCTCGCGCAGCGAAGGAGTTGAGAGGCATCGAGTCGAGGGTGTCGACCCTCAAGCATTCTCTGAAGGTAATAGATGTGAAGATGGAAGAGATAGTGGAGGAAAGTACGAGGAAGAAGGAACAAGCCATGCGAAAGCTAGCGACCACGCTATGGTGA
- the LOC127308743 gene encoding LOW QUALITY PROTEIN: AUGMIN subunit 4 (The sequence of the model RefSeq protein was modified relative to this genomic sequence to represent the inferred CDS: deleted 1 base in 1 codon) — MSKAAAAAAAAASLPPPPPEVAHLVEQLQRHHLAPDASLLSSSAHSDLLQAREEVAAERARYLEALAVYAEAMAMVEEYQHATAAGSAGAGKKLNCSPQVYESLEHHLAVAEAAQRLRLPLLSQDGEVHEEEIEKLSTLSRASFDSTVTSATPSSTSISTSYNNYSSTGSALAAGGGGSELVEPGAGGVPDRFLGITSDYLYQVQQQQPAMTVDMVDYQRTVAREIEARLEAKCDALTDLFAMDERDLSSMNQISSARLPERVKLIIEEIEKEESLLLEDLASMDRKFAEHYNVLEQILAVLIQFVKDKKLEHQHQYDDVKKTWLIKRCRTMNAKLSYLEHHLLRDTYTKETVPALHRIRKYLVEATKEASNSYNEAVSRLREYQGVDPHFDVIARQYHEIVKKLEGMQWTIHQVEMDLKPPHHDHVGV, encoded by the exons ATGTccaaggccgccgccgccgccgctgcagcgGCGTCcctcccgccaccgccgccggaggTGGCCCACCTGGTGGAGCAGCTCCAGCGCCACCACCTCGCCCCGGACGCCTCCCTCCTCTCCAGCTCCGCCCACTCCGACCTCCTCCAG GCGCGCGAGGAGGTCGCGGCGGAGCGCGCGCGCTACCTCGAGGCCCTG GCGGTTTACGCTGAGGCGATGGCCATGGTGGAGGAGTACCAGCACGCCACCGCTGCGGGCAGCGCCGGTGCCGGCAAGAAGCTCAATTGCTCCCCGCAG GTGTATGAGTCTTTGGAGCACCATTTAGCGGTTGCAGAGGCGGCCCAGAGGCTGAGGCTCCCGCTGCTCTCGCAGGACGGGGAGGTGCATGAGGAGGAGATAGAAAAGCTGAGCACCTTGTCGAGGGCTTCTTTTGACAGCACCGTAACGAGTGCCACGCCCAGCTCAACCTCGATCTCGACTAGCTACAACAACTACAGCAGCACCGGTAGCGCCTTGGCTGCTGGTGGTGGCGGTTCTGAGTTGGTTGAGCCTGGAGCTGGGGGCGTGCCCGATCGTTTTCTTGGAATAACATCGGATTATCTCTATCAGGTCCAGCAACAGCAGCCGGCCATGACTGTG GACATGGTCGATTATCAGAGAACTGTGGCCAGAGAGATTGAGGCTCGGTTAGAAGCCAAGTGTGACGCTTTAACTGATCTTTTTGCAATGGATGAAAGGG ATTTATCATCCATGAATCAGATTTCAAGTGCCAGGCTTCCAGAGAG GGTGAAATTAATCATCGAAGAGATAGAAAAGGAGGAATCCCTTTTACTGGAGGATCTTGCTTCAATGGACAGGAAATTTGCTGAACACTACAAT GTCCTGGAGCAAATTCTTGCTGTACTTATACAGTTTGTCAAAGACAAGAAGTTGGAACACCAGCACCAATAT GATGATGTGAAGAAGACCTGGCTTATTAAAAGATGTCGTACAATGAATGCTAAACTAAG CTATCTGGAGCACCATCTCTTACGTGACACCTACACGAAGGAGACAGTGCCTGCATTGCATAGGATCAG GAAATATCTTGTGGAGGCAACCAAAGAAGCATCCAATTCCTACAATGAAGCG GTTTCACGACTCCGTGAGTATCAAGGTGTGGATCCACACTTTGATGTAATCGCAAGGCAGTACCATGAGATTGTGAAG AAACTGGAGGGCATGCAGTGGACGATCCATCAGGTTGAAATGGATCTGAAGCCA CCTCATCATGATCATGTAGGCGTCTGA
- the LOC127308738 gene encoding uncharacterized protein — MTLRRLSCSPAAPPLEDDNLLAEILLRLPPLPSSLPRASAVSRRWRSLASDPRFSRRFRAHHRRNPPHLGCFVNDFRNVLFQPALEAPNRIPPCRFALPIDQDDHFSLLGCRHGLVLILHLSRNQLLVWEPVTGDQYRLDIPPGSGDMFSAAVIRAAGDGRYFQVVLLGTNDMHLACASVYSSETGSWGDLTTTPLPPRDSIDEATCVYPDMPAVMVGDSLYWVVIGRPFGILEFDLGVGRPCIIPMPEDINAEEIHDMWLIRAEGGGLGVLLVSGFSLQLWKRQTNCDGVASWVLGRTTALDKLLPIDSDDEQIPFILGYAEDNNAVFVWTSIGVFMVWLESLRFQKFFESEYWFRYYPFEGVYTADKGMDGQHNGAELLQNT; from the exons ATGACCCTCCGCCGCCTTTCTTGCTCGCCGGCGGCGCCGCCTCTGGAAGACGACAACTTGCTCGCCGAGATCCTCCTCCGCCTTCCCCCGCTGCCGTCCTCCCTTCCCCGTGCCTCCGCCGTCTCCAGGCGCTGGCGCAGCCTCGCCTCCGATCCCCGCTTCTCCCGCCGCTTCCGGGCACACCACCGCCGCAACCCGCCCCACCTCGGCTGCTTCGTCAACGATTTCCGCAACGTCCTCTTCCAGCCCGCGCTGGAGGCCCCCAATCGCATCCCGCCATGCCGCTTCGCCTTACCCATCGACCAGGATGACCACTTCAGCCTCCTCGGATGCCGCCATGGCCTCGTGCTCATCCTCCACTTATCGCGGAACCAGCTCCTGGTGTGGGAACCCGTTACCGGCGACCAGTACCGCCTGGACATTCCTCCAGGGTCCGGAGACATGTTCAGCGCGGCGGTGATTCGCGCTGCCGGAGATGGCCGCTACTTCCAGGTGGTCTTGCTAGGCACCAACGACATGCACCTGGCGTGCGCTTCCGTTTACTCATCCGAGACCGGCTCATGGGGCGATCTCACCACAACACCCCTTCCGCCCCGGGATTCAATCGACGAGGCCACCTGTGTTTATCCGGACATGCCCGCTGTGATGGTTGGGGATTCACTTTACTGGGTTGTTATTGGAAGGCCCTTTGGAATCCTTGAGTTTGATTTGGGTGTGGGGAGACCATGCATAATACCTATGCCAGAGGATATCAACGCCGAGGAAATTCACGATATGTGGCTTATAAGGGCAGAGGGTGGTGGCCTCGGTGTTTTGCTAGTGTCTGGATTCAGCCTCCAGTTATGGAAGAGACAGACGAATTGTGATGGTGTAGCTTCCTGGGTGCTGGGAAGAACTACCGCACTGGACAAGCTACTTCCCATTGATTCAGACGATGAACAGATCCCATTCATCCTTGGGTATGCTGAGGACAATAATGCGGTCTTCGTGTGGACATCGATCGGCGTCTTCATGGTTTGGCTTGAATCGTTGCGGTTCCAGAAATTTTTCGAATCTGAATACTGGTTTAGATATTATCCATTCGAAGGTGTCTACACTGCag ACAAAGGTATGGATGGCCAGCACAATGGAGCTGAACTTCTGCAAAATACATGA
- the LOC127308744 gene encoding F-box protein At5g03970 has product MTASPCCRPGSPAAAPLEDEDLLTEILLRLPPQPSSLPRASAVCKRWLSLVSDPRFSRRFRLHHRRNPPLLGFFDTYSGLTFHPALDAPNRVPPGRFSLQRDDSDVVITLGCRHGLVLMLYRSQNQVRVWDPVTRDHRRIDIPAPFDARDTVINGAVLRATGDARHFQVVLVVAGDEDELPRRVLACVYSSETGVWGNLISTPVSPFSQNTSLTMAYMSILSALVVACAPAVLVGDSLYWTLVGDYAGILEFDLERQTLAVIPVPAGMIEEGDELTAMRAEGGGLGFLFVSKSDCTAQLWKLNKDCNALLSWVLGRTIELDKLFSLKSRVERDSLGMLGFAEYSNVVLLSTRAGLFMVQLESLQFKKLPQAEVLSSRHPFESVYTAGKSMPLHSYNAETRIGDGHDEAQI; this is encoded by the exons ATGACGGCCAGCCCCTGCTGCCGCCCCGGCTCGCCGGCGGCGGCCCCGCTGGAGGACGAAGACTTGCTCACCgagatcctcctccgcctcccgccACAGCCCTCCTCCCTTCCCCGAGCCTCCGCTGTCTGCAAGCGCTGGCTCAGCCTCGTCTCCGACCCCCGCTTCTCCCGCCGATTCCGCCTCCACCACCGCCGAAACCCTCCCCTGCTCGGCTTCTTCGACACCTACTCCGGCCTCACCTTCCACCCAGCCCTGGACGCCCCCAACCGCGTCCCGCCGGGCCGTTTCTCCTTGCAGCGCGACGACAGCGACGTAGTCATCACCCTGGGATGCCGGCACGGCCTCGTACTAATGTTGTACCGGAGCCAGAATCAGGTCCGGGTATGGGACCCCGTCACCCGCGACCACCGCCGCATCGACATTCCCGCGCCGTTCGACGCCAGGGACACCGTGATCAACGGCGCGGTGCTTCGTGCCACCGGAGACGCCCGCCACTTTCAGGTGGTCTTGGTAGTGGCAGGCGACGAAGACGAGCTACCTCGACGAGTGCTCGCCTGCGTTTACTCGTCAGAGACCGGCGTATGGGGTAATCTCATCTCGACGCCGGTTTCACCCTTCAGTCAGAACACATCGCTTACCATGGCTTATATGTCCATTTTGTCAGCACTTGTTGTGGCTTGCGCGCCTGCTGTGCTTGTTGGGGATTCCCTTTACTGGACTCTTGTTGGGGACTATGCTGGAATTCTCGAGTTTGATTTGGAGAGGCAGACCCTTGCTGTGATACCAGTGCCAGCTGGGATGATTGAAGAGGGCGATGAACTAACGGCTATGCGGGCAGAGGGTGGTGGGCTAGGTTTCCTCTTTGTATCAAAGTCAGACTGCACCGCCCAATTATGGAAGCTGAATAAAGATTGTAATGCTCTTCTTTCATGGGTGCTGGGAAGAACTATTGAACTGGACAAGCTGTTTTCTCTGAAATCAAGGGTGGAGAGAGATTCCCTGGGAATGCTAGGGTTTGCTGAGTACAGTAATGTGGTGTTACTCTCGACACGTGCTGGTCTATTCATGGTCCAGCTCGAGTCATTGCAGTTCAAGAAACTTCCCCAAGCAGAAGTCTTGTCTAGCCGACATCCATTTGAAAGTGTGTATACTGCGGGTAAAAGCATGCCATTACACAGTTACAATGCAG AGACACGCATAGGTGATGGACATGATGAAGCTCAAATTTAG
- the LOC127308745 gene encoding BTB/POZ and MATH domain-containing protein 2-like has product MSTSASSSTIVVGTVNRCHLLKIDSYSRTRDLLPCGTCATSRDFRVGNYTAHIQCYPSNYYVSLKLILDIGTSVLHHKRGQVQFSVLDQACKPVSEYTKTTTIDFTLNQDSFTFFRRRNPRFTFSADLTRVEKFEKWVLLNGDCFTIRCDITLMEAPSATTPVEPDAVAPPSDLHRHLGGLLLGGEGADVKFQVGEESFHAHRCVLAARSSVFKAEFFGPMAMEEHTVKGVVHVDGVEAQVFKAFLHFVYTDSLPDISKEEEIWMAQHLLVVADRYDTERLKRVCEDKLLKSIDVNSATTTLALAEQHHYYGLKEACLDFLELPGNLKAVVASDGFDHLATSCPAVLREIIAKLAEL; this is encoded by the coding sequence ATGtcgacctccgcctcctcctcaacCATTGTGGTCGGAACGGTGAACAGATGCCATCTGCTCAAGATCGACTCCTACTCGCGCACCAGGGATCTGCTCCCCTGTGGCACCTGCGCCACATCGCGCGACTTCCGTGTGGGAAACTATACCGCGCACATCCAGTGCTACCCCAGCAACTACTACGTATCCCTCAAACTCATTCTGGATATTGGTACGTCTGTTCTCCACCACAAGAGGGGGCAGGTTCAGTTCAGTGTGCTTGATCAGGCCTGTAAGCCAGTTTCTGAGTACACCAAAACAACCACGATTGACTTTACGCTGAACCAGGATAGCTTCACCTTCTTTCGGCGAAGAAACCCCCGTTTCACCTTCTCAGCTGATTTAACAAGGGTTGAAAAATTTGAGAAATGGGTGCTCCTCAACGGCGATTGCTTCACGATCAGGTGCGATATAACCCTCATGGAGGCACCCAGCGCTACAACTCCAGTCGAACCAGATGCTGTCGCACCACCGTCGGACCTGCACCGCCACCTGGGCGGTCTGCTCCTAGGCGGAGAGGGCGCAGATGTGAAGTTCCAAGTGGGGGAAGAGTCGTTCCACGCGCACAGATGTGTGCTTGCTGCCCGGTCGTCGGTGTTCAAGGCGGAGTTCTTCGGTCCTATGGCTATGGAGGAGCACACCGTCAAAGGTGTTGTGCATGTGGATGGCGTGGAAGCTCAGGTATTCAAGGCTTTTCTACATTTCGTGTATACGGACTCGCTGCCGGACATTAGCAAAGAAGAGGAGATATGGATGGCTCAGCATTTGCTCGTAGTGGCAGATCGGTATGACACGGAGAGGTTGAAGCGTGTGTGCGAAGACAAGCTGCTCAAGAGTATTGATGTGAACTCGGCCACCACTACGTTGGCTCTAGCTGAGCAGCATCACTACTACGGGCTCAAGGAGGCTTGCTTGGATTTTCTCGAGCTCCCTGGGAACCTTAAAGCAGTGGTGGCGAGTGATGGCTTCGACCATCTAGCCACAAGCTGCCCCGCCGTTCTAAGGGAGATAATCGCAAAACTTGCTGAGCTTTGA